In Triplophysa rosa linkage group LG18, Trosa_1v2, whole genome shotgun sequence, a genomic segment contains:
- the LOC130569157 gene encoding solute carrier organic anion transporter family member 1C1-like isoform X2, translated as MAEPTADDYSKTASQQGLCIPDKKSPKDSCCSKLKSTITQIERRFDLASSVVGLIDGGFEMGNLLFMALVSHFGAALHRPRLIGIGCFLMAIGSALTGLPHFFMGRYKYDTVQGFANKSSIASGQNPMALSDYSNVHIPSSDDIVTECVKDPGSSMWIYVFLGNALRGIGESPVTPLGISYIDDFAKAENSAFYIACLQTITLLGPIFGFLLGSFCARLYVDIGFVSVDTVTITSNDARWVGAWWLGFFVSTAFLLLAGIPFWFLPRSLPKQGEEEGKENSNVDQSHNMDSKKLASIAKGFLPSLKRLLSTPIYILLLCEIVLKFNSFSGLFTFKAKYMEQQFGQSTSRANFLIGHLLLVADWSRKSSIIINGVTSIYPLPVRLPLTYKRK; from the exons ATGGCCGAGCCAACCGCAGATGACTATAGTAAGACGGCCAGCCAACAGGGTCTTTGCATTCCAGATAAAAAGTCTCCAAAGGACTCCTGCTGTTCCAAATTAAAG AGTACCATCACTCAGATTGAGAGGAGATTTGATCTTGCCAGCTCTGTTGTTGGCCTTATCGATGGTGGTTTCGAGATGG GTAATTTGCTGTTTATGGCCTTGGTCAGTCATTTTGGGGCGGCACTGCATAGACCTCGTCTTATAGGGATAGGTTGTTTCCTTATGGCCATTGGATCAGCTCTAACTGGACTGCCACATTTCTTCATGGGGCG GTACAAATATGACACAGTACAAGGGTTTGCTAATAAGTCAAGTATAGCTTCTGGTCAAAATCCCATGGCTCTGAGTGATTACTCAAATGTACACATCCCCTCTTCAGATGACATTGTAACAG AATGTGTAAAGGATCCGGGATCAAGCATGTGGATCTATGTGTTCTTGGGAAATGCTCTCAGAGGAATCGGAGAGTCACCAGTCACACCTCTCGGCATCTCTTATATTGACGATTTTGCCAAAGCAGAAAATTCTGCATTTTACATTG CATGTCTTCAGACTATCACATTGCTGGGTCCCATATTTGGGTTCCTTCTGGGCTCCTTTTGTGCTAGACTTTACGTGGATATTGGATTTGTCAGTGTTG ACACTGTGACCATCACGTCAAATGATGCACGCTGGGTAGGTGCTTGGTGGCTTGGCTTCTTTGTGTCAACTGCCTTCTTACTGCTTGCTGGTATCCCTTTCTGGTTCCTGCCTAGATCTTTACCCAAACAAGGGGAAGAGGAGGGAAAAGAAAACTCTAACGTGGATCAAAGCCACAACATGGATTCAAAGAAACTGGCCAGCATTGCAAAAG GATTCCTGCCTTCTCTGAAAAGGCTCCTGAGCACTCCCATATACATTCTGTTGCTGTGTGAGATTGTTCTGAAGTTCAACTCTTTCAGCGGCCTGTTCACCTTCAAAGCCAAATATATGGAGCAACAGTTTGGTCAGTCTACATCAAGAGCAAATTTTCTTATTG gtcATCTCCTTCTGGTTGCTGATTGGTCCCGAAAGTCGTCAATCATAATTAACGGTGTGACGTCGATCTATCCGCTGCCAGTCAGACTTCCGCTGACGTATAAAAGGAAATGA
- the LOC130569157 gene encoding solute carrier organic anion transporter family member 1C1-like isoform X1 → MAEPTADDYSKTASQQGLCIPDKKSPKDSCCSKLKIFIIALSFAYFSKTLCGSYLKSTITQIERRFDLASSVVGLIDGGFEMGNLLFMALVSHFGAALHRPRLIGIGCFLMAIGSALTGLPHFFMGRYKYDTVQGFANKSSIASGQNPMALSDYSNVHIPSSDDIVTECVKDPGSSMWIYVFLGNALRGIGESPVTPLGISYIDDFAKAENSAFYIACLQTITLLGPIFGFLLGSFCARLYVDIGFVSVDTVTITSNDARWVGAWWLGFFVSTAFLLLAGIPFWFLPRSLPKQGEEEGKENSNVDQSHNMDSKKLASIAKGFLPSLKRLLSTPIYILLLCEIVLKFNSFSGLFTFKAKYMEQQFGQSTSRANFLIGHLLLVADWSRKSSIIINGVTSIYPLPVRLPLTYKRK, encoded by the exons ATGGCCGAGCCAACCGCAGATGACTATAGTAAGACGGCCAGCCAACAGGGTCTTTGCATTCCAGATAAAAAGTCTCCAAAGGACTCCTGCTGTTCCAAATTAAAG ATTTTCATCATTGCTCTTTCCTTTGCCTACTTCTCCAAAACTCTGTGTGGATCCTACTTGAAGAGTACCATCACTCAGATTGAGAGGAGATTTGATCTTGCCAGCTCTGTTGTTGGCCTTATCGATGGTGGTTTCGAGATGG GTAATTTGCTGTTTATGGCCTTGGTCAGTCATTTTGGGGCGGCACTGCATAGACCTCGTCTTATAGGGATAGGTTGTTTCCTTATGGCCATTGGATCAGCTCTAACTGGACTGCCACATTTCTTCATGGGGCG GTACAAATATGACACAGTACAAGGGTTTGCTAATAAGTCAAGTATAGCTTCTGGTCAAAATCCCATGGCTCTGAGTGATTACTCAAATGTACACATCCCCTCTTCAGATGACATTGTAACAG AATGTGTAAAGGATCCGGGATCAAGCATGTGGATCTATGTGTTCTTGGGAAATGCTCTCAGAGGAATCGGAGAGTCACCAGTCACACCTCTCGGCATCTCTTATATTGACGATTTTGCCAAAGCAGAAAATTCTGCATTTTACATTG CATGTCTTCAGACTATCACATTGCTGGGTCCCATATTTGGGTTCCTTCTGGGCTCCTTTTGTGCTAGACTTTACGTGGATATTGGATTTGTCAGTGTTG ACACTGTGACCATCACGTCAAATGATGCACGCTGGGTAGGTGCTTGGTGGCTTGGCTTCTTTGTGTCAACTGCCTTCTTACTGCTTGCTGGTATCCCTTTCTGGTTCCTGCCTAGATCTTTACCCAAACAAGGGGAAGAGGAGGGAAAAGAAAACTCTAACGTGGATCAAAGCCACAACATGGATTCAAAGAAACTGGCCAGCATTGCAAAAG GATTCCTGCCTTCTCTGAAAAGGCTCCTGAGCACTCCCATATACATTCTGTTGCTGTGTGAGATTGTTCTGAAGTTCAACTCTTTCAGCGGCCTGTTCACCTTCAAAGCCAAATATATGGAGCAACAGTTTGGTCAGTCTACATCAAGAGCAAATTTTCTTATTG gtcATCTCCTTCTGGTTGCTGATTGGTCCCGAAAGTCGTCAATCATAATTAACGGTGTGACGTCGATCTATCCGCTGCCAGTCAGACTTCCGCTGACGTATAAAAGGAAATGA
- the LOC130569158 gene encoding period circadian protein homolog 2-like, producing MLKELKYHLPPDKRNKGRASTLHALRYALRCVKQVKANEEYYQMLMINDSQPSGLDVSSYTIEEINSITSEYTLKNADIFAIAVSLITGKIVYISEQAAGILNCRKDEFTDRKFVEFLMPRDVSVFYSFTTPYRLPSWSMCTGTGQFTHTV from the exons ATGCTGAAGGAGCTGAAATATCACCTTCCACCCGACAAACGCAACAAGGGCCGGGCAAGCACGCTTCACGCTCTCAGATACGCCTTACGCTGTGTCaaacaggtcaaag CCAATGAAGAGTACTACCAGATGCTCATGATCAATGACAGTCAGCCCTCAGGTCTGGATGTGTCCTCATACACTATTGAAGAAATCAACAGTATTACCTCAGAATACACCCTCAAAAATGCT GATATTTTTGCCATTGCGGTGTCTCTCATCACGGGGAAGATCGTGTATATATCGGAGCAAGCGGCAGGAATCCTAAACTGCAGGAAAGACGAGTTCACAGACCGCAAGTTTGTGGAGTTTCTGATGCCTCGTGACGTTAGCGTTTTCTACAGCTTTACCACACCGTACAGACTGCCGTCCTGGAGCATGTGCACCGGTACAGGTCagtttacacatacagtatga
- the LOC130569159 gene encoding period circadian protein homolog 2-like — protein sequence MQEKSFFCRISGGKEKEGDLQYYPFRMTPYLMKVQDAELSEEHFCCLILAERVHSGYEAPRIPPDKRIFTTTHTPNCVFQDVDERFVCVDWHDCKCSSERKQISETFG from the exons ATGCAGGAGAAATCTTTCTTCTGTCGCATCAG CGGTGGTAAAGAGAAGGAAGGAGATCTCCAGTACTATCCCTTCAGGATGACTCCGTATCTGATGAAGGTCCAGGACGCTGAGCTCTCTGAGGAACATTTCTGTTGTCTCATACTAGCGGAGAGAGTTCACTCTGGATATGAAG CACCAAGAATACCACCTGATAAGAGGATCTTCACCACAACACATACACCCAACTGTGTCTTTCAGGATGTCGATGAGAGGTTTGTTTGTGTGGATTGGCATGACTGTAAATGCTCATCTGAACGAAAACAGATCTCCGAAACTTTTGGTTAA